One part of the Deltaproteobacteria bacterium CG2_30_66_27 genome encodes these proteins:
- a CDS encoding cardiolipin synthase, which produces MTASIPGIWKNVLLALDIAGYVFAFFLLPRIILERRRPSATLAWMLGIALLPLIGIPLYFLIGVRRIRRHIRAKIATVSPATSSSLSYRLRPEELPTAIGERCGRVLLASGTPPPTEGNRIIFLRGGDEAYEAVFSLIGSARDHLHAQFFILDVDPVGRRFIQALAARAREGIHVRLLLDAVGSWRALRRTVRPLREAGGQVAAFMPAFPLHRRWSAHLRNHRKLLIVDGRKAFTGGMNIGKKYMGPRPTKEQWRDVAAVIEGPALPDLQALFLDDWAFSTEETLPPGVLFSPPVRFTGGDPPPCVLQVAASGPDRRTRPIYEGVFAAFAAARKRLWIETPYFVPDEGIGAALRNAALRGVDVRLIVPGTSDLRVVSLAGRSYFDEMMAAGVRIFLYRPTNLHTKVLVVDDDVGVIGSPNVDMRSFFLNFELGVFLYARSRIEALADGFLEDLGNSEAVDPVRFARRSRPLQLLEDTCRIFSPLF; this is translated from the coding sequence ATGACGGCGTCGATTCCGGGCATCTGGAAGAACGTGCTGCTGGCGCTGGACATCGCCGGCTATGTCTTCGCGTTCTTCCTGCTCCCCCGCATCATCCTCGAGCGGCGCCGCCCGTCGGCGACCCTTGCGTGGATGCTCGGCATCGCGCTCCTGCCGCTGATCGGCATCCCCCTCTATTTCCTGATCGGCGTCCGGCGGATCCGCCGGCACATCCGGGCCAAGATCGCGACCGTCTCCCCCGCCACCTCTTCTTCCCTTTCTTACCGGCTGCGGCCCGAGGAGCTCCCCACGGCCATCGGGGAGCGGTGCGGCCGGGTCCTGCTCGCGTCGGGGACGCCGCCCCCGACGGAGGGGAACCGCATCATTTTCCTTCGGGGCGGGGACGAAGCGTACGAGGCGGTTTTCTCGCTGATCGGGTCGGCCCGCGACCACCTGCACGCCCAGTTCTTCATCCTCGACGTCGATCCCGTCGGGCGAAGGTTCATCCAGGCGCTCGCCGCGCGGGCGCGGGAGGGAATCCACGTGCGGCTGCTGCTCGACGCCGTGGGATCGTGGCGGGCGCTGCGAAGAACCGTGCGGCCCCTGCGGGAGGCGGGCGGGCAGGTGGCCGCCTTCATGCCGGCGTTCCCCCTCCACCGCCGGTGGTCGGCCCACCTGCGGAACCATCGCAAACTCCTGATCGTCGACGGACGGAAAGCGTTCACCGGGGGCATGAACATCGGAAAGAAGTACATGGGCCCGAGACCGACGAAGGAACAGTGGAGGGACGTCGCCGCGGTGATCGAGGGGCCCGCACTTCCCGATTTGCAGGCGCTGTTCCTCGACGATTGGGCGTTCTCGACCGAGGAGACACTCCCCCCGGGGGTCCTTTTCTCTCCGCCCGTCCGGTTCACGGGAGGCGACCCGCCCCCGTGCGTCCTCCAGGTCGCCGCCTCGGGCCCCGACCGGAGAACGCGCCCCATCTACGAGGGCGTCTTCGCGGCGTTCGCGGCGGCAAGGAAACGGCTCTGGATCGAGACGCCGTACTTCGTCCCGGACGAGGGCATCGGCGCCGCCCTTCGGAACGCCGCCTTGCGGGGTGTGGACGTCCGCCTGATCGTCCCGGGAACGTCCGACCTGCGGGTCGTCTCGCTCGCCGGCAGGTCGTACTTCGACGAGATGATGGCGGCGGGGGTGCGGATCTTCCTCTATCGTCCGACGAACCTGCACACCAAGGTGCTGGTGGTCGACGACGACGTCGGGGTCATCGGCTCGCCGAACGTCGACATGCGGAGCTTCTTCCTGAATTTCGAGCTCGGGGTGTTCCTCTATGCCCGTTCGCGGATCGAGGCGCTCGCGGACGGGTTCCTCGAGGACCTCGGAAACTCGGAGGCGGTCGACCCCGTCCGGTTCGCACGGCGGTCGCGGCCCCTGCAACTGCTCGAGGACACCTGCCGGATCTTCTCCCCGCTGTTCTGA